The proteins below come from a single Bombus pyrosoma isolate SC7728 linkage group LG10, ASM1482585v1, whole genome shotgun sequence genomic window:
- the LOC122572189 gene encoding uncharacterized protein LOC122572189 isoform X2: protein MMDAQHFPFYIVLSFYQDKDHNVRQIRFHVCIKMRCCKRCVCKRKTLFRQPNRTLKFWMIYSLSDLQLDSKRSSATLSDSPVLSPETTAVLENVEKLVKDAQIQMKEISMSAKCGRLQKCTDVHPDEAAFDDENDQLLYIRERVAYKFQEANGWIDAGSSDHRPGREQRDAIKAKRAADLTAPKFQTSDDRYEEFSRRRKRYVQRFGLSSSCPAPEDDERRDEDRITRPPPEDTRRDDTRANAFSVRMGPSVNIKGDLVTQSLASIRISPDPSFVQESRNVATYVVRRDFHAKDGSPRKREKVVRIAEDDESRTKGKSKRASRKDRVESGDGSDAARVPGKSERVAAGRSCDSLAKDEKLDDKLDDKLDEKLDEKLDEKLGDVRETTTKDLESEGNLESTGRDDEVALKENFRETIEDISNDEPESEIIEEGTDDSAMKISARGNQKQVRFDERISKRKECPEEEIVEDRSPLRAKTHESRVESQSTEGADAICEENSKTPLTFVERLKSRRASNDQPERFKGSSRKLQTNDEQVPLSSKEMEEKHKTNKRRHKEVCEKRRTEEDERYKAIDKRFANIVQTYCNRDEKQSGNYAEDNVSSSSAIFTEDSEESDDLCNLYEPSMDELDQVLLSYDKIIESVVRSTKTIDRFLSRPELDEYRAQDTTRGKTDGKYTADLVAINSAKIATVETDGAENLSKQSTLADRFHARAKHNAVSKVKKNSTIRSEKFAKRNAAIEFENCEFDQSGEMEAEERRDRTKSTIEDRRLLTRNKAIANEERELDRIKRTKATTCLKSCVSTRNEDGSRRRYIAPKVSDKFTARIFATNSRTKDRPAPQRRTSNEETTGSSEDNSRNCETTTGTNEARDIFPRKTRLFRIVNDSSSLTASSIWPQSSSTDTKSANDTKMSQETWRSPTIKDESRDERATILRINALELKEGEVQRGNFDDTTLRNIVRPVVLKYVAADEKIEENLMALTLREETRFVEDKIKNMLKVNEIVPLMAKSLLESLRNDEASRGNLQLLVSGKSSIYNAVSNNIRMVEATKSDDESEKRDSQLERARIETNLNEEIIEKDISIKDKSERDDAVLNESIPNTEDRSSLKCNVDVSRNENSADKIDHDIGLAEDVKISGGIDNTKKDPEKNDENSISKNDANLRMEVSEKEDKRTSSNIIHESIGSKECHVAETLRNNLLRDIDERMNLHDNEAAVKDIKETSLKTNDDKDAKRDDPETWNKRLVTSNDTVSELRKEKSVELCSMENPGKNEQFDNNISQGLSSDSLRDCASLRSSLRNLSKTSSNNTKLSQEANELKQMETSNVIVDKISNINNSHFDSLFEKKNILSDVYDGMDKKFFSSTCLDANTNYSSLLNQRQSFYRLSNGTSTISTIESNKTEISDTSHSEGELYVPSSGSYSLGEVRMLTKTRSDGENTDDFDNNVAVFVTKEMLTSWNESSKSLIQSMGEI from the exons atgatggatgcacaacattttccgttttatattgttttatcattttatcaagataaagatcacaacgttcgacagattaggtttcacgtttgtataaagatgcgttgttgtaaaagatgtgtctgtaaaagaaagacgcttttccgacaacctaatagaacTCTCAAATTTTGGATGATTTATTCGTTGTCCGATTTGCAGCTCGATAGCAAGAGATCCAGCGCAACACTTTCGGATTCGCCGGTGCTTAGTCCGGAAACAACGGCCGTTCTcgaaaacgtagaaaaattgGTGAAGGACGCGCAGATCCAAATGAAGGAGATAAGTATGTCCGCTAAGTGCGGTCGCCTTCAAAAATGCACAGACGT ACATCCAGACGAGGCGGCGttcgacgatgaaaatgaTCAACTTTTGTACATCCGTGAGCGAGTGGCCTACAAGTTTCAAGAAGCGAACGGCTGGATCGACGCGGGGTCCAGCGATCATCGACCTGGTCGTGAGCAACGCGACGCGATCAAAGCCAAGAGGGCGGCCGATCTAACGGCGCCTAAATTTCAAACTTCCGACGACCGTTACGAGGAATTCTCGCGACGAAGGAAGCGGTACGTTCAAAGATTCGGACTTTCCTCTTCGTGTCCCGCGCCCGAAGACGACGAGCGCAGAGACGAAGATCGTATTACACGTCCTCCGCCAGAGGACACGCGGAGAGACGACACAAGGGCGAACGCGTTCTCGGTGCGGATGGGTCCTTCGGTGAATATCAAAGGAGACCTGGTCACCCAAAGCTTGGCAAGCATTCGCATCTCACCGGATCCGTCGTTCGTGCAAGAAAGTCGCAACGTCGCAACTTACGTGGTTCGTCGTGACTTTCACGCCAAGGACGGCTCTCcgaggaagagggagaaagtCGTAAGAATAGCGGAGGATGATGAAAGTAGGACGAAGGGGAAATCGAAGAGGGCGAGTCGGAAAGACCGTGTGGAAAGTGGCGATGGATCGGACGCGGCGCGCGTTCCTGGGAAGTCGGAAAGAGTTGCAGCAGGGAGATCCTGCGATAGTTTGGCGAAGGACGAAAAATTGGACGATAAATTGGACGATAAACTGGACGAAAAACTGGACGAAAAATTGGACGAAAAATTGGGAGATGTGCGCGAAACGACAACGAAGGATCTCGAGAGCGAGGGGAACCTGGAGTCGACGGGTCGCGACGACGAGGTCGCGTTGAAGGAGAATTTTAGAGAAACGATCGAGGACATTTCGAACGACGAACCCGAGAGTGAAATTATCGAGGAAGGGACGGACGATTCGGCGATGAAAATATCGGCGAGGGGCAACCAGAAGCAAGTGAGATTCGACGAGCGAATCTCGAAGAGGAAGGAATGCCCTGAAGAGGAAATAGTCGAGGATAGGAGTCCGCTGCGAGCGAAAACTCACGAAAGTCGCGTCGAGTCGCAAAGTACTGAAGGAGCAGATGCAATTTGCGAGGAGAATTCGAAAACACCGTTGACGTTCGTCGAACGTTTGAAAAGCCGACGAGCTTCGAACGATCAACCTGAACGATTCAAAGGCTCTTCGAGGAAACTTCAAACGAACGACGAGCAGGTTCCGTTATCGAGcaaggaaatggaagaaaagcaCAAGACCAATAAAAGAAGACACAAGGAGGTTTGCGAGAAGCGAAGAACGGAGGAGGATGAGCGCTATAAGGCGATAGATAAACGTTTCGCAAACATCGTTCAAACATATTGCAACAGAGACGAGAAACAGTCGGGAAATTACGCGGAGGACAACGTTTCTTCGTCGAGCGCGATCTTCACGGAAGATAGCGAGGAATCGGACGATCTTTGCAATTTATACGAACCTTCCATGGACGAGCTGGACCAGGTGTTGCTTTCGTACGATAAGATAATCGAGAGcgtcgttcgatcgacgaaaaCGATAGACAGGTTTCTTTCGCGACCGGAGCTCGACGAATATCGCGCGCAGGATACGACGAGAGGAAAAACCGACGGGAAATATACCGCTGATCTGGTTGCGATAAACAGCGCGAAGATCGCAACGGTGGAAACCGATGGAGCGGAAAATTTATCTAAACAGAGTACGCTGGCTGATCGGTTTCACGCACGCGCTAAACACAACGCGGTATCGAAAGTAAAGAAGAACTCGACGATTAGGTCGGAGAAATTTGCAAAGCGGAATGCAGcgattgaatttgaaaattgcgaATTTGATCAGAGTGGAGAGATGGAGGCGGAAGAACGTCGAGATCGGACGAAATCGACGATCGAAGATCGACGATTGCTAACGAGGAATAAAGCGATCGCGAACGAAGAACGGGAGCTTGATAGGATCAAACGAACGAAAGCTACAACGTGTTTAAAGTCGTGTGTATCGACGAGAAACGAGGATGGTTCGAGGAGAAGGTATATCGCGCCGAAAGTCTCGGACAAATTTACGGCGCGAATTTTCGCAACGAACTCGAGGACGAAGGATCGACCGGCCCCTCAGAGGAGAACGTCGAACGAAGAAACCACCGGCTCGAGCGAAGATAACAGCAGGAATTGCGAAACGACGACCGGTACCAACGAGGCGAGAGACATTTTTCCTCGTAAAACGCGTTTATTTCGAATCGTGAACGATAGCTCGAGCTTAACCGCCTCTTCGATTTGGCCGCAGTCCTCGAGTACGGACACGAAGAGCGCGAACGATACGAAAATGTCGCAAGAGACGTGGAGGTCGCCGACGATCAAAGACGAGTCTCGCGATGAGAGAGCGACGATTCTCAGGATAAACGCGCTGGAATTGAAGGAAGGAGAGGTTCAGAGAGGTAATTTCGATGACACGACGTTGCGGAATATCGTTCGCCCCGTTGTCTTAAAATATGTTGCAGCGGATGAGAAGATCGAGGAAAACTTGATGGCGCTCACTCTTCGAGAAGAAACGCGCTTcgtagaagataaaataaagaacatgCTGAAGGTAAACGAGATAGTGCCTTTGATGGCGAAGAGCTTGTTGGAGAGTTTGAGGAACGACGAGGCGAGTCGTGGAAACTTGCAGTTGCTAGTTTCTGGAAAATCGTCGATATACAACGCGGTTTCGAACAACATTCGTATGGTCGAGGCGACGAAATCGGATGACGAATCTGAGAAACGAGATTCGCAATTGGAACGTGCGCGGATTGAAACGAACTTGAATgaagaaattatcgaaaaagatatttcgataaaGGATAAATCTGAACGCGACGACGCTGTTCTTAACGAGTCGATTCCTAATACCGAGGATCGATCGTCTTTAAAATGTAACGTTGATGtatcgagaaacgaaaattctgCAGATAAAATAGACCACGATATCGGATTGGCGGAAGACGTTAAAATAAGCGGTGGAATTGATAATACGAAAAAGGATCCTGAAAAGAATGACGAGAATAGTATCTCGAAGAACGATGCAAACTTGCGGATGGAAGTAAGTGAGAAGGAAGATAAAAGAACTTCGTCTAATATTATTCACGAGTCAATCGGCAGCAAAGAATGCCACGTTGCTGAAactttaagaaataatttgctGCGGGATATCGATGAAAGAATGAATTTACACGACAACGAGGCTGCTGTAAAGGATATTAAGGAAACTTCGCTGAAAACGAACGATGACAAAGATGCGAAGCGTGATGACCCTGAAACATGGAATAAAAGATTAGTAACTTCGAACGATACGGTTAGTGAATTGAGGAAAGAGAAATCTGTAGAATTGTGTTCGATGGAAAATCCAGGGAAAAACGAAcagtttgataataatatttcgcaGGGTTTATCGTCTGATTCTTTGCGCGATTGCGCGTCTCTTCGATCTTCCTTGAGAAACCTTTCGAAAACTTCATCGAATAATACGAAACTTTCCCAGGAAGCGAATGAACTTAAGCAGATGGAAACGAGTAATGTGATTGTTGATAAAATAAGCAATATAAATAACTCACATTTCGATAGCTTATTcgagaaaaagaacattttatcCGATGTGTATGACGGAATGGACAAAAAGTTCTTCTCTTCTACGTGTCTTGATGCCAATACCAATTATTCAAGTTTGCTTAATCAACGGCAGAG tttttacaGGCTTTCGAATGGTACGTCTACGATATCTACGATAGAATCGAACAAG ACGGAAATTTCGGATACTTCACACTCCGAAGGGGAACTATACGTGCCAAGTTCCGGTTCATATTCTCTCGGAGAAGTTCGAATGTTGACAAAGACTCGATCAGATGGCGAAAACACCGATGATTTCGATAATAACGTCGCTGTTTTCGTTACGAAAGAGATGTTGACTTCTTGGAACGAATCTTCAAAG tctCTTATACAGAGCATgggagaaatttaa
- the LOC122572189 gene encoding uncharacterized protein LOC122572189 isoform X4, which translates to MKEISMSAKCGRLQKCTDVHPDEAAFDDENDQLLYIRERVAYKFQEANGWIDAGSSDHRPGREQRDAIKAKRAADLTAPKFQTSDDRYEEFSRRRKRYVQRFGLSSSCPAPEDDERRDEDRITRPPPEDTRRDDTRANAFSVRMGPSVNIKGDLVTQSLASIRISPDPSFVQESRNVATYVVRRDFHAKDGSPRKREKVVRIAEDDESRTKGKSKRASRKDRVESGDGSDAARVPGKSERVAAGRSCDSLAKDEKLDDKLDDKLDEKLDEKLDEKLGDVRETTTKDLESEGNLESTGRDDEVALKENFRETIEDISNDEPESEIIEEGTDDSAMKISARGNQKQVRFDERISKRKECPEEEIVEDRSPLRAKTHESRVESQSTEGADAICEENSKTPLTFVERLKSRRASNDQPERFKGSSRKLQTNDEQVPLSSKEMEEKHKTNKRRHKEVCEKRRTEEDERYKAIDKRFANIVQTYCNRDEKQSGNYAEDNVSSSSAIFTEDSEESDDLCNLYEPSMDELDQVLLSYDKIIESVVRSTKTIDRFLSRPELDEYRAQDTTRGKTDGKYTADLVAINSAKIATVETDGAENLSKQSTLADRFHARAKHNAVSKVKKNSTIRSEKFAKRNAAIEFENCEFDQSGEMEAEERRDRTKSTIEDRRLLTRNKAIANEERELDRIKRTKATTCLKSCVSTRNEDGSRRRYIAPKVSDKFTARIFATNSRTKDRPAPQRRTSNEETTGSSEDNSRNCETTTGTNEARDIFPRKTRLFRIVNDSSSLTASSIWPQSSSTDTKSANDTKMSQETWRSPTIKDESRDERATILRINALELKEGEVQRGNFDDTTLRNIVRPVVLKYVAADEKIEENLMALTLREETRFVEDKIKNMLKVNEIVPLMAKSLLESLRNDEASRGNLQLLVSGKSSIYNAVSNNIRMVEATKSDDESEKRDSQLERARIETNLNEEIIEKDISIKDKSERDDAVLNESIPNTEDRSSLKCNVDVSRNENSADKIDHDIGLAEDVKISGGIDNTKKDPEKNDENSISKNDANLRMEVSEKEDKRTSSNIIHESIGSKECHVAETLRNNLLRDIDERMNLHDNEAAVKDIKETSLKTNDDKDAKRDDPETWNKRLVTSNDTVSELRKEKSVELCSMENPGKNEQFDNNISQGLSSDSLRDCASLRSSLRNLSKTSSNNTKLSQEANELKQMETSNVIVDKISNINNSHFDSLFEKKNILSDVYDGMDKKFFSSTCLDANTNYSSLLNQRQSFYRLSNGTSTISTIESNKTEISDTSHSEGELYVPSSGSYSLGEVRMLTKTRSDGENTDDFDNNVAVFVTKEMLTSWNESSKSLIQSMGEI; encoded by the exons ATGAAGGAGATAAGTATGTCCGCTAAGTGCGGTCGCCTTCAAAAATGCACAGACGT ACATCCAGACGAGGCGGCGttcgacgatgaaaatgaTCAACTTTTGTACATCCGTGAGCGAGTGGCCTACAAGTTTCAAGAAGCGAACGGCTGGATCGACGCGGGGTCCAGCGATCATCGACCTGGTCGTGAGCAACGCGACGCGATCAAAGCCAAGAGGGCGGCCGATCTAACGGCGCCTAAATTTCAAACTTCCGACGACCGTTACGAGGAATTCTCGCGACGAAGGAAGCGGTACGTTCAAAGATTCGGACTTTCCTCTTCGTGTCCCGCGCCCGAAGACGACGAGCGCAGAGACGAAGATCGTATTACACGTCCTCCGCCAGAGGACACGCGGAGAGACGACACAAGGGCGAACGCGTTCTCGGTGCGGATGGGTCCTTCGGTGAATATCAAAGGAGACCTGGTCACCCAAAGCTTGGCAAGCATTCGCATCTCACCGGATCCGTCGTTCGTGCAAGAAAGTCGCAACGTCGCAACTTACGTGGTTCGTCGTGACTTTCACGCCAAGGACGGCTCTCcgaggaagagggagaaagtCGTAAGAATAGCGGAGGATGATGAAAGTAGGACGAAGGGGAAATCGAAGAGGGCGAGTCGGAAAGACCGTGTGGAAAGTGGCGATGGATCGGACGCGGCGCGCGTTCCTGGGAAGTCGGAAAGAGTTGCAGCAGGGAGATCCTGCGATAGTTTGGCGAAGGACGAAAAATTGGACGATAAATTGGACGATAAACTGGACGAAAAACTGGACGAAAAATTGGACGAAAAATTGGGAGATGTGCGCGAAACGACAACGAAGGATCTCGAGAGCGAGGGGAACCTGGAGTCGACGGGTCGCGACGACGAGGTCGCGTTGAAGGAGAATTTTAGAGAAACGATCGAGGACATTTCGAACGACGAACCCGAGAGTGAAATTATCGAGGAAGGGACGGACGATTCGGCGATGAAAATATCGGCGAGGGGCAACCAGAAGCAAGTGAGATTCGACGAGCGAATCTCGAAGAGGAAGGAATGCCCTGAAGAGGAAATAGTCGAGGATAGGAGTCCGCTGCGAGCGAAAACTCACGAAAGTCGCGTCGAGTCGCAAAGTACTGAAGGAGCAGATGCAATTTGCGAGGAGAATTCGAAAACACCGTTGACGTTCGTCGAACGTTTGAAAAGCCGACGAGCTTCGAACGATCAACCTGAACGATTCAAAGGCTCTTCGAGGAAACTTCAAACGAACGACGAGCAGGTTCCGTTATCGAGcaaggaaatggaagaaaagcaCAAGACCAATAAAAGAAGACACAAGGAGGTTTGCGAGAAGCGAAGAACGGAGGAGGATGAGCGCTATAAGGCGATAGATAAACGTTTCGCAAACATCGTTCAAACATATTGCAACAGAGACGAGAAACAGTCGGGAAATTACGCGGAGGACAACGTTTCTTCGTCGAGCGCGATCTTCACGGAAGATAGCGAGGAATCGGACGATCTTTGCAATTTATACGAACCTTCCATGGACGAGCTGGACCAGGTGTTGCTTTCGTACGATAAGATAATCGAGAGcgtcgttcgatcgacgaaaaCGATAGACAGGTTTCTTTCGCGACCGGAGCTCGACGAATATCGCGCGCAGGATACGACGAGAGGAAAAACCGACGGGAAATATACCGCTGATCTGGTTGCGATAAACAGCGCGAAGATCGCAACGGTGGAAACCGATGGAGCGGAAAATTTATCTAAACAGAGTACGCTGGCTGATCGGTTTCACGCACGCGCTAAACACAACGCGGTATCGAAAGTAAAGAAGAACTCGACGATTAGGTCGGAGAAATTTGCAAAGCGGAATGCAGcgattgaatttgaaaattgcgaATTTGATCAGAGTGGAGAGATGGAGGCGGAAGAACGTCGAGATCGGACGAAATCGACGATCGAAGATCGACGATTGCTAACGAGGAATAAAGCGATCGCGAACGAAGAACGGGAGCTTGATAGGATCAAACGAACGAAAGCTACAACGTGTTTAAAGTCGTGTGTATCGACGAGAAACGAGGATGGTTCGAGGAGAAGGTATATCGCGCCGAAAGTCTCGGACAAATTTACGGCGCGAATTTTCGCAACGAACTCGAGGACGAAGGATCGACCGGCCCCTCAGAGGAGAACGTCGAACGAAGAAACCACCGGCTCGAGCGAAGATAACAGCAGGAATTGCGAAACGACGACCGGTACCAACGAGGCGAGAGACATTTTTCCTCGTAAAACGCGTTTATTTCGAATCGTGAACGATAGCTCGAGCTTAACCGCCTCTTCGATTTGGCCGCAGTCCTCGAGTACGGACACGAAGAGCGCGAACGATACGAAAATGTCGCAAGAGACGTGGAGGTCGCCGACGATCAAAGACGAGTCTCGCGATGAGAGAGCGACGATTCTCAGGATAAACGCGCTGGAATTGAAGGAAGGAGAGGTTCAGAGAGGTAATTTCGATGACACGACGTTGCGGAATATCGTTCGCCCCGTTGTCTTAAAATATGTTGCAGCGGATGAGAAGATCGAGGAAAACTTGATGGCGCTCACTCTTCGAGAAGAAACGCGCTTcgtagaagataaaataaagaacatgCTGAAGGTAAACGAGATAGTGCCTTTGATGGCGAAGAGCTTGTTGGAGAGTTTGAGGAACGACGAGGCGAGTCGTGGAAACTTGCAGTTGCTAGTTTCTGGAAAATCGTCGATATACAACGCGGTTTCGAACAACATTCGTATGGTCGAGGCGACGAAATCGGATGACGAATCTGAGAAACGAGATTCGCAATTGGAACGTGCGCGGATTGAAACGAACTTGAATgaagaaattatcgaaaaagatatttcgataaaGGATAAATCTGAACGCGACGACGCTGTTCTTAACGAGTCGATTCCTAATACCGAGGATCGATCGTCTTTAAAATGTAACGTTGATGtatcgagaaacgaaaattctgCAGATAAAATAGACCACGATATCGGATTGGCGGAAGACGTTAAAATAAGCGGTGGAATTGATAATACGAAAAAGGATCCTGAAAAGAATGACGAGAATAGTATCTCGAAGAACGATGCAAACTTGCGGATGGAAGTAAGTGAGAAGGAAGATAAAAGAACTTCGTCTAATATTATTCACGAGTCAATCGGCAGCAAAGAATGCCACGTTGCTGAAactttaagaaataatttgctGCGGGATATCGATGAAAGAATGAATTTACACGACAACGAGGCTGCTGTAAAGGATATTAAGGAAACTTCGCTGAAAACGAACGATGACAAAGATGCGAAGCGTGATGACCCTGAAACATGGAATAAAAGATTAGTAACTTCGAACGATACGGTTAGTGAATTGAGGAAAGAGAAATCTGTAGAATTGTGTTCGATGGAAAATCCAGGGAAAAACGAAcagtttgataataatatttcgcaGGGTTTATCGTCTGATTCTTTGCGCGATTGCGCGTCTCTTCGATCTTCCTTGAGAAACCTTTCGAAAACTTCATCGAATAATACGAAACTTTCCCAGGAAGCGAATGAACTTAAGCAGATGGAAACGAGTAATGTGATTGTTGATAAAATAAGCAATATAAATAACTCACATTTCGATAGCTTATTcgagaaaaagaacattttatcCGATGTGTATGACGGAATGGACAAAAAGTTCTTCTCTTCTACGTGTCTTGATGCCAATACCAATTATTCAAGTTTGCTTAATCAACGGCAGAG tttttacaGGCTTTCGAATGGTACGTCTACGATATCTACGATAGAATCGAACAAG ACGGAAATTTCGGATACTTCACACTCCGAAGGGGAACTATACGTGCCAAGTTCCGGTTCATATTCTCTCGGAGAAGTTCGAATGTTGACAAAGACTCGATCAGATGGCGAAAACACCGATGATTTCGATAATAACGTCGCTGTTTTCGTTACGAAAGAGATGTTGACTTCTTGGAACGAATCTTCAAAG tctCTTATACAGAGCATgggagaaatttaa